In Methanomicrobium antiquum, one DNA window encodes the following:
- a CDS encoding molybdopterin dinucleotide binding domain-containing protein yields the protein MAEKIELNLISGRTIQQGVSMEAGKEKPAYRDACGIIELNAADIKKLGIWQGSNVRVTSLYGTVVVKAIEGLQKVDEGMGWIPMGPWANRVINPNTYSTGMPTFKGVMVSVTPEPSGKVLSSLEVIEEGLAL from the coding sequence GTGGCAGAAAAAATTGAATTAAACCTTATATCGGGCAGGACTATTCAGCAGGGAGTATCTATGGAGGCAGGCAAGGAAAAGCCGGCCTACCGTGATGCCTGTGGTATTATTGAGCTAAACGCTGCTGATATCAAAAAACTTGGCATATGGCAGGGATCAAATGTCCGTGTTACAAGTCTGTATGGTACAGTTGTAGTAAAGGCAATTGAAGGATTACAGAAGGTTGACGAAGGTATGGGCTGGATCCCTATGGGCCCGTGGGCCAACCGTGTAATCAACCCAAATACCTACTCAACAGGCATGCCGACATTCAAAGGTGTGATGGTCAGTGTCACACCTGAACCAAGTGGAAAGGTACTCAGTTCACTGGAAGTAATTGAGGAAGGGCTTGCTCTATAA